Proteins encoded within one genomic window of Triticum aestivum cultivar Chinese Spring chromosome 2D, IWGSC CS RefSeq v2.1, whole genome shotgun sequence:
- the LOC123052916 gene encoding myb family transcription factor EFM has protein sequence MGLDVGEIGMGADLSLDLKMFAAKSLGRVREAPAAAMDDCIRRLEEEKSKIEVFRRELPLCARLLADVIDVMKKEVEEKKRGGDRGEDREDAGAGDKSNWMSTAQLWTGDSVRGDDASEKQDERRRSSEPESRDGAGLPSKAVGSGAPAFAPPSLRKDDKAVRMPDLPFLSPAPIKTSPAAATGGAEESRRQLVGFAQEAARAAAALAPAAPSLSLQAQSQQTAQQQQQQARKARRCWSPELHLQFVTALHQLGGPQVATPKQIRELMKVDGLTNDEVKSHLQKYRLHNRRAPGSPAANRPIVLMGGLWITQEQSSSQSGGSPPGPLNFSSSGVAASSVTVSGEEEDGRSESYGWK, from the exons ATGGGTCTGGACGTAGGAGAGATCGGCATGGGCGCAGATTTGAGCCTGGATTTGAAGATGTTCGCGGCCAAGAGCCTGGGGCGGGTCAGGGAAGCgccggcggccgccatggacgactgTATCCGGAGGCTGGAGGAGGAGAAGAGCAAGATCGAGGTGTTCCGGCGCGAGCTCCCCCTCTGCGCGCGCCTCCTCGCCGACG TGATTGatgtgatgaagaaggaggtggaggagaagaagagagGCGGCGATCGAGGAGAGGACAGGGAGGACGCCGGCGCAGGCGACAAGAGCAACTGGATGAGCACCGCGCAGCTCTGGACCGGCGATTCCGTCCGGGGGGACGATGCTTCCGAG AAGCaggatgagaggaggaggtcgtcggagcCGGAATCTCGCGACGGCGCTGGCTTGCCGTCCAAGGCCGTGGGCTCCGGCGCGCCGGCGTTCGCGCCGCCGAGTTTGAGGAAGGATGACAAGGCTGTGCGGATGCCGGATCTGCCGTTTCTGTCGCCGGCACCGATCAAGACCTCTCCGGCTGCTGCTACCGGCGGCGCTGAAGAAAGCCGCCGCCAGCTTGTTGGATTCGCGCAAGAAGCGGCGAGGGCTGCAGCCGCCCTGGCACCGGCTGCCCCTTCCCTAAGCCTCCAGGCGCAGTCGCAGCAGAcagcacagcagcagcagcagcaagcgaGGAAGGCGCGGCGGTGCTGGTCGCCGGAGCTGCACCTCCAGTTCGTCACTGCCCTGCACCAACTCGGTGGTCCCCAAG TTGCTACTCCAAAGCAAATCAGGGAGCTGATGAAGGTGGATGGCCTGACCAATGATGAAGTGAAGAGCCATCTCCAG AAATACCGTCTGCACAACCGAAGGGCGCCAGGATCTCCGGCAGCCAACCGGCCGATCGTGCTCATGGGAGGGCTCTGGATAACTCAGGAGCAGAGCAGCTCCCAGTCAGGGGGATCACCTCCGGGGCCCCTAAACTTCTCAAGCTCAGGCGTAGCTGCCTCATCGGTGACGGTCAGCGGCGAGGAGGAAGATGGCAGATCCGAGAGCTATGGCTGGAAATGA